From the genome of Thermosynechococcus sp. NK55a:
GACACTGGATAGCCTCGATACCGTTGTTCTCTCCCGTTGGCAGTTTGCCCTCACGGCCATTTTCCATATGCTCTGGCCAGTCTTGACGACGGGCATGAGTATTTATCTGGTCATCATTGAGGGGCTGTGGCTGAAAACCAAGAACCTGACCTACTATCACCATGCTCGCTTTTGGTCAAAGCTATATGTCCTCAACTTTGGCATTGGCGTGGCTTCGGGGTTGCCAATGGCCTTTCAGTTTGGCCTGAACTGGGCGCCCTTCTCTGAATCCGTAGGGGACTTCTTTGGTACCGTTTTGGGCTTTGAGGCCACCATGGCCTTCATGCTGGAAGCCAGCTTCTTGGGCATTATGATTTTTGGCTGGCAACGGGTACCCCCGGTGATGCACTGGATTTCGACCATCTGTGTTGCCTTTGGTGCCAACCTCTCTACCTTCTGGATTCTCTCGGCCAACTCATGGCTCCAGACCCCTGCCGGGGGCGTGTTTGTCGAGGGTAAATTCCGTGTTCAGGACTACTTCCAAGCGATCGCCAACCCCTTCATGGTCAAGAGTTTTGCCCACATGTTCTTTGCCACCCTTGAAACATCGCTTTTTGTGATTGGTGGCATTAGTGCTTGGTATTTGCTGCAAAACCGCCTGCCCAATTTCTTTACCAAATCCCTGAAGGTGGTGTTGGTCATGGCCTTGGTGATTGCCCCTCTACAGGTGTTTGTCGGCCACCTCAGTGCTGAGCAGGTCTATCACTACCAACCAGCCAAATTAGCCGCCATGGAGGCCCTCTGGGAAACTGTGCCAGCGGGTACCCCCGCAGACTGGAGTGTGATTGCCTTACCCAACGAGGCGGCAGAAATCAATACCTTTGAAGTGAAGCTCCCTGCTCTGTTGAGCTATCTACTGGAACTGAAGCCCAAGTTAGACGCCCCCATTCTCGGCTTGAAGGAGTGGGCACCCAGCGATCGCCCCCACCTGGTTGGCCTGATTTACTATTCCTTTCGACTGATGGTGGCCATTGGTCTGTACCTCGCTGCCCTGGCAATTGTCACGATTTTTGTTTGGTGGCGCACGGGTCTTGAGGGCGATCGCCTGCGCAATTACAAATGGCTCTGGTGGGGCTGGATTTTTGCGGGGCCCTTGGGGTACCTTGCGGTCGAAGCGGGCTGGATTGTGCGCTGTGTCGGGCGTCAACCGTGGATTGTCTATGGTCAGCTGCGAACAGCTGAAGCCGCTTCCGATTTACCCCCCCAAGTGGTGCTCTTTTCCCTCAGCGGCTTAGTTGCCCTCTACACCATTTTCTTCTTTGCGGCTCTTTTCTTTGGCAGTCGCATCATCCAAAAAGGCCCCAACGTTGCTTTACCAGTACCCGGCCAAGCCAATGCGGAAGAACTGGAAATTCGCATCAAATTGGCCCACCACCAACCCGATCGCCGTCCCCTAGAACCCCAGCAATAAGGAAATGGAAATTCCCATGGAAACCAATCCCCTTGCCCCCCTAGAGCACTTTCTGCCTCAGGCGTGGTTTTTATCCTTGGTCTTTTTCTGTTTCTCTACATTCTACTGGATGGGTTTGACCTTGGCATTGGCATTCTCTCCCTCACCAGTAGCGATGAACGCCGCCGCAATATCCTCATGACCAGCCTTGGCAATGTTTGGGATGCCAATGAGACATGGCTAGTGCTGATGGGTGGCTCCCTATTTGGTGCCTTCCCTTTGGCCTATGCCACCATTCTCAATGCCCTTTACCTGCCGGCAGTGATTATGGTGGTAGGGCTGATTTTGCGGGCAGTCTCCTTTGAATTTCGCGAAAATGCCAATAATAAACGGGTGTGGAACCTTGCCTTTGGCATTGGCAGTTTCCTGGCGGCCTTGGGGCAGGGCTTTGCAGTGGGCACCGTGTTTGAGGGCATCAAAGTCGATGCTGCGGGTCACTTTGCCGGCAGCATGTGGGATTGGTTGACATGGCACTCCGTGTTGGTGGCACTGACACTGATTCAGGGCTATGTGCTGATTGGGTCAACCTATCTGATTTACAAAACCACAGGTGAGTTGCAGCAAACCCACTACCGCACAGCCACAATTGCAGCCTGGACAACGTTTATCGGTGCTGTGTTGATTACCATTAGTGCCCCCATTTTCCATGAGCACTTGCGTGCCCAACTGTTTCAGCCTCCCCTGTTCTACATTTTTGCTGCAATTCCAGTTCTGGGTATCTTGCTGATTTTTCTACTGCTGCGTAGCTTACAAAAGCGTGAAGAAATCATGCCCTTAGTTTGGACATTTCTCCTGTTTCTCCTCTCATTTATTGGTTTGGGGTTTGTTATTTTTCCCAACATTATTCCTCCCAACGTCACCATTTACGAAGCTTCAGCATCTCCTAGTGCCCAAGTCTTTATGTTGATTTTTGTGGCCTTCTTAATTCCGATTATGCTGGCCTACAATCTCTACAATTATTTGGTGTTCCGTGGCAAAGTGGTGGCCTAGGTCTTGTCAGGCAATACCGATTAAAACAGCCGATGCAGTTTTCTGGGTATTTGAGCGCCCGGCTTTGTGAGCTGGCTGAGGCAGTATTGTTTGCCGGCATTAGGGAAACCTGCGCTGTTGATGATGAAAGGTACCGATTCATCCGAAAGGGATGATTCAGGCAGTGGTGAAAGCAGCGGGTTACGGGGGGTTACTCTCCTGATTTAACGTGATTTTTAACGTGATTGAGGAAGACTTTAGGGGACTGAAGTGAGGGCGGATGGATGCAGGGTCAAACCGTTCTATTGATGAGGTGATTCGCCAATTAGGGTGCTGGATAACGTCTCATTCTTTGTTGGAATAGCTATCAATGAAATAATCACAAAAAAATGGAAATAGCCTAGAAAGGGCTCAACCAGTCTCTCCAGCTTTGATAATTTCACATTCAGGTCACCGCGGGCTAAACGCTCCTAAGGGCCGAGCAGAGACGCGCCAACGCTCCCTGTGGCGAAATGTTATGTAGTCTAATGGCTAGTTTCAAACTGGATCAAAGCTAGTTTAAAAGCTAGTTTAAAAGCTAGTTTACACTAGTTTATTGGGTCAACTCCTTGATTAGGAGGTTGCCCATTTCGCGACAGCCCACAAGCGTGCAGCCCTCTGACATTAAATCGCCAGTGCGGTAGCCTTGATCTAAAACGGCAGTAATTGCCTCTGCGATCGCCTGCGCTGCCGCTGGTTGGTTCAGACCATAACGCAGCATCATTGCCGCACTGAGCACCATGGCGAGGGGGTTGGCTTTGTCTTGGCCGGCAATGTCGGGGGCCGAGCCATGAACCGGTTCAAACAGACCCGGCCCCGATTCCCCTAGGCTGGCGGAGGGAAGCATGCCAATACTGCCGGTGAGCATGGCAGCAATATCGGAGAGAATATCACCAAAGAGGTTACTGGTCACAATCGTGTCAAACTGTTTTGGGGCGCGCACCAGTTGCATTGCGGCATTGTCCACATAAAGGTGCGTTAGTTCCACATCCGGGTACTCAGCACTGAGGGCCGTCAGGCGATCGCGCCACAGTTGGGAAACTTCAAGGACATTGGCCTTATCCACAGAGCAGAGTTTGCCCTGCCGTTTGCGAGCGGTTTCAAAAGCAACACGGCCAATGCGATCAATTTCCGTGGCGGTATAGGCCATCGTATTCACCCCTCGCTGCTCACCCGTTTCGGTGGTGAAAATACCGCGCGGTTGACCAAAGTAAATGCCACCCGTCAGTTCGCGCACAACCATGAGATCCACACCGGCAATCACTTCCGGCTTGAGGGAGGAGGCATGGAGCAGTTGGGGAAACATTTGGGCGGGGCGTAAGTTGGCAAATAAACCTAGGCCAGATCGCAGGGCAAGTAATCCTGTTTCCGGGCGCAGATGACGGGGTAGGCTATCCCACTGGGTTCCGCCAATGGCAGCTAAAAGCACGGCATCACTTTGACGACAGGTTTCCAGCGTTGCTGCTGGCAAGGGTTCCCCCATAGCATCAATGGCGCAGCCCCCCACAAGGGCAGG
Proteins encoded in this window:
- a CDS encoding cytochrome ubiquinol oxidase subunit I, which translates into the protein MTLDSLDTVVLSRWQFALTAIFHMLWPVLTTGMSIYLVIIEGLWLKTKNLTYYHHARFWSKLYVLNFGIGVASGLPMAFQFGLNWAPFSESVGDFFGTVLGFEATMAFMLEASFLGIMIFGWQRVPPVMHWISTICVAFGANLSTFWILSANSWLQTPAGGVFVEGKFRVQDYFQAIANPFMVKSFAHMFFATLETSLFVIGGISAWYLLQNRLPNFFTKSLKVVLVMALVIAPLQVFVGHLSAEQVYHYQPAKLAAMEALWETVPAGTPADWSVIALPNEAAEINTFEVKLPALLSYLLELKPKLDAPILGLKEWAPSDRPHLVGLIYYSFRLMVAIGLYLAALAIVTIFVWWRTGLEGDRLRNYKWLWWGWIFAGPLGYLAVEAGWIVRCVGRQPWIVYGQLRTAEAASDLPPQVVLFSLSGLVALYTIFFFAALFFGSRIIQKGPNVALPVPGQANAEELEIRIKLAHHQPDRRPLEPQQ
- the leuB gene encoding 3-isopropylmalate dehydrogenase encodes the protein MATTYRIAVLAGDGIGPEITAVALEVLRAIAPRFELNFDFVPALVGGCAIDAMGEPLPAATLETCRQSDAVLLAAIGGTQWDSLPRHLRPETGLLALRSGLGLFANLRPAQMFPQLLHASSLKPEVIAGVDLMVVRELTGGIYFGQPRGIFTTETGEQRGVNTMAYTATEIDRIGRVAFETARKRQGKLCSVDKANVLEVSQLWRDRLTALSAEYPDVELTHLYVDNAAMQLVRAPKQFDTIVTSNLFGDILSDIAAMLTGSIGMLPSASLGESGPGLFEPVHGSAPDIAGQDKANPLAMVLSAAMMLRYGLNQPAAAQAIAEAITAVLDQGYRTGDLMSEGCTLVGCREMGNLLIKELTQ